A part of Micromonospora chersina genomic DNA contains:
- a CDS encoding histidine phosphatase family protein — protein MVCVATLLLLRHGRTTANADGGLAGRQPVELDETGRGQAAAVGERLKGLPLAAVVTSPLIRCRQTLELALPGAEPVVEEGLIECGYGAWEGQPLKKLAKEPLWPVVQQHPSAAVFPEGESMAAMSARAVAAVRAWDARISAEHGPEAVWLACSHGDVIKAIVADALGVHLDLFQRIVADPASVTAIRYTPLRPFLVRLNDTGGDLAGLVPPPRRRRRRATRATDSDAAVGGGAGAAR, from the coding sequence GTGGTCTGCGTGGCGACCCTTCTGCTTCTGCGACACGGCCGGACCACCGCGAACGCCGACGGGGGCCTGGCCGGCCGGCAACCGGTCGAGCTGGACGAGACCGGGCGCGGCCAGGCGGCGGCGGTCGGCGAGCGGCTCAAGGGGTTGCCCCTCGCGGCCGTGGTGACCAGTCCGCTGATCCGTTGCCGGCAGACCCTGGAGCTGGCCCTGCCCGGCGCCGAGCCGGTGGTCGAGGAGGGGCTGATCGAGTGCGGCTACGGCGCCTGGGAGGGCCAGCCGCTGAAGAAGCTGGCGAAGGAGCCGCTCTGGCCGGTGGTGCAGCAGCACCCGAGCGCCGCCGTCTTCCCCGAGGGTGAGTCGATGGCGGCGATGTCGGCGCGGGCGGTCGCCGCGGTGCGCGCCTGGGACGCCCGGATCAGCGCCGAGCACGGACCCGAGGCGGTCTGGCTGGCCTGCAGCCACGGCGACGTGATCAAGGCGATCGTGGCCGACGCGCTCGGCGTACACCTGGATCTTTTTCAGCGGATCGTGGCCGACCCGGCGTCGGTGACCGCGATCCGCTACACGCCGCTGCGCCCCTTCCTGGTCCGGCTCAACGACACCGGCGGCGACCTGGCCGGCCTCGTCCCGCCGCCGCGCAGGCGGCGCCGGCGGGCGACCCGGGCGACCGACTCGGACGCGGCGGTGGGCGGCGGCGCCGGGGCGGCCCGGTGA
- a CDS encoding undecaprenyl-diphosphate phosphatase: MTWVEAIVLGIVQGLTEFLPVSSSGHLRITSAIFFGRDAGASFTAVTQLGTEAAVLIYFFKDIWRIVRTWCLGLVDRSVRSSLDYRMGWYVIVGTIPIGIFGLLFKDQIRTAGRDLRLVATTLILGAIVLAFAEYWGRQTRTLENFRMRDGVIMGFAQAAALVPGVSRSGGTLTAGLLLNLTRETAARYSFLLAIPAVVISGVFSIPDVFEPSAPGTAAPSGAQMIVATVIAFAIGYAAIAWLLRYVAHHTLYLFVLYRVALGSLVLCLLLTGTINAT; the protein is encoded by the coding sequence GTGACCTGGGTCGAGGCCATCGTCCTGGGCATCGTCCAGGGGCTCACGGAATTCCTGCCCGTCTCGTCCTCCGGCCACCTGCGGATCACCTCGGCGATCTTCTTCGGCCGGGACGCCGGGGCGTCGTTCACCGCGGTGACGCAGCTCGGCACCGAGGCGGCGGTGCTCATCTACTTCTTCAAGGACATCTGGCGGATCGTCCGCACGTGGTGCCTCGGCCTGGTCGACCGCTCGGTGCGCTCCAGCCTCGACTACCGCATGGGCTGGTACGTCATCGTCGGCACCATCCCGATCGGCATCTTCGGGCTGCTCTTCAAGGACCAGATCCGGACCGCGGGCCGTGACCTGAGGCTGGTCGCCACCACGCTGATCCTCGGCGCGATCGTGCTGGCCTTCGCCGAGTACTGGGGGCGGCAGACCCGCACGCTGGAGAACTTCCGGATGCGCGACGGCGTCATCATGGGCTTCGCCCAGGCCGCGGCGCTGGTCCCCGGTGTCTCCCGCTCCGGCGGCACGCTCACCGCCGGCCTGCTGCTCAACCTCACCCGGGAGACGGCGGCCCGCTACTCGTTCCTGCTGGCCATCCCGGCCGTGGTGATCTCCGGCGTGTTCAGCATCCCGGACGTCTTCGAGCCGTCCGCGCCCGGCACGGCCGCGCCGAGCGGGGCGCAGATGATCGTGGCCACGGTGATCGCCTTCGCCATCGGGTACGCGGCCATCGCCTGGCTGCTGCGCTACGTCGCGCACCACACCCTGTACCTGTTCGTGCTCTACCGGGTGGCGCTGGGCTCCCTGGTCCTCTGCCTGCTCCTCACCGGCACGATCAACGCCACCTGA
- a CDS encoding PAC2 family protein — MTEFDGLPVLRSPVAIAAFEGWNDAADASTAAVEHLEQVWQARQVTELDPEDFYDFQVSRPTITMADGETRRVEWPTTRFMVASPEGTERDVVLIRGIEPSMRWRTFCEQVLEICHSLEVERVVLLGALLADVPYTRPLPISGSASDADAAKRYQLTPTRYDGPTGIVGVLHDACTRAEVDAVSFWVHVPHYANNPPCPKATLALLHRVEEVLDLPVPMADLAEEAAEWEQRVRSAAEQDAELGEYVRELEERVGDAGITPLTGDEIAQEFEKYLRRRGGSAGPTAGSW, encoded by the coding sequence GTGACCGAGTTCGACGGACTGCCGGTGCTGCGGTCTCCCGTCGCCATCGCGGCCTTCGAGGGGTGGAACGACGCCGCGGACGCGTCCACCGCGGCCGTGGAGCATCTGGAGCAGGTCTGGCAGGCCCGGCAGGTGACGGAGCTGGACCCGGAGGACTTCTACGACTTCCAGGTGAGCCGGCCGACCATCACGATGGCCGACGGGGAGACCCGCCGGGTCGAGTGGCCGACCACCCGCTTCATGGTGGCCAGCCCGGAGGGCACCGAGCGGGACGTGGTGCTGATCCGGGGCATCGAGCCGAGCATGCGGTGGCGCACCTTCTGCGAGCAGGTGCTGGAGATCTGCCACAGCCTGGAGGTGGAACGGGTGGTGCTGCTCGGCGCGCTGCTGGCCGACGTGCCGTACACCCGGCCCCTGCCCATCAGCGGCAGCGCCTCGGACGCCGACGCCGCCAAGCGCTACCAGCTCACCCCCACCCGCTACGACGGCCCGACCGGCATCGTCGGGGTGCTGCACGACGCCTGCACCCGCGCCGAGGTCGACGCCGTGTCGTTCTGGGTGCACGTGCCGCACTACGCCAACAACCCGCCCTGCCCCAAGGCCACCCTGGCGCTGCTGCACCGGGTGGAGGAGGTGCTCGACCTGCCGGTGCCCATGGCCGACCTGGCCGAGGAGGCCGCCGAGTGGGAGCAGCGGGTGCGCAGCGCCGCGGAGCAGGACGCCGAGCTGGGCGAGTACGTCCGCGAGTTGGAGGAGCGGGTCGGCGACGCCGGCATCACCCCGCTGACCGGTGACGAGATCGCCCAGGAGTTCGAGAAGTACCTGCGCCGCCGGGGCGGCTCCGCCGGCCCCACCGCCGGCTCCTGGTAA
- a CDS encoding DUF3090 domain-containing protein, translating to MTHQVHAFEPPERFVAGTVGPPGERTFFLQARGGGRLVSVALEKVQVSLLAEKLEELLSEAQRRFGVDLPETAPVTGDNDPLDTPVDEEFRVGTLGLAFDVDTATVVIEAIAAGEAEVEVELGEADDDADEDPDEPDDDLDRLRVRLTPEATRAFIERARRVVNAGRPPCPLCGQPLDPAGHLCPRHNGYHR from the coding sequence ATGACCCACCAGGTGCACGCCTTCGAGCCGCCGGAGCGGTTCGTCGCCGGAACCGTCGGCCCGCCGGGGGAGCGCACGTTCTTCCTCCAGGCGCGCGGCGGTGGCCGGCTGGTCAGCGTCGCGCTGGAGAAGGTCCAGGTGTCCCTGCTCGCCGAGAAGCTGGAGGAGCTGCTCTCCGAGGCGCAGCGCCGGTTCGGCGTCGACCTGCCGGAGACGGCCCCGGTGACCGGTGACAACGACCCGCTCGACACCCCGGTCGACGAGGAGTTCCGGGTGGGCACCCTGGGCCTGGCCTTCGACGTGGACACCGCCACCGTGGTGATCGAGGCGATCGCCGCCGGTGAGGCGGAGGTCGAGGTCGAGCTGGGCGAGGCGGACGACGACGCCGACGAGGACCCGGACGAGCCGGACGACGACCTCGACCGGCTCCGCGTCCGGTTGACGCCCGAGGCGACCCGCGCGTTCATCGAGCGGGCCCGCCGGGTCGTCAACGCCGGTCGCCCGCCCTGCCCGCTCTGCGGCCAGCCGCTCGACCCGGCCGGTCACCTCTGCCCCCGGCACAACGGTTATCACCGGTGA
- the mshC gene encoding cysteine--1-D-myo-inosityl 2-amino-2-deoxy-alpha-D-glucopyranoside ligase has protein sequence MESWAGHEVPRLPGKGEPLRLYDSARQGLHPSQPDGAASMYVCGITPYDATHLGHAATMITFDLVQRMWRDAGLTVRYVQNVTDIDDPLLERAERDGEDWKVLAMRETALFREDMEALRIIPPAHYVGAVESIPDIAEKVLVLLKDGAAYRLDDGTGDVYFDVAAAPAFGYESNLSREQMLEIFPERGGDPDRAGKRDPLDPLLWRGAREGEPSWPGGELGAGRPGWHIECAVIALNLLGDRIAVQGGGNDLLFPHHECSAAHAERLTGQAPFADHYVHAGMIGLDGEKMSKSKGNLVFVSRLRADQVDPMAVRLALLSGHYRSDRSWTDELLVTAQERLARWRRAAAAPAGPSGEKLLADVRARLADDLDTPGALAVADDWAAQALAGVADDAAAPKLFAETLDALLGIAL, from the coding sequence ATGGAGTCTTGGGCGGGACATGAGGTGCCACGGCTGCCGGGCAAGGGCGAGCCACTGAGGTTGTACGACTCGGCGCGGCAAGGTCTCCACCCCAGCCAGCCCGACGGCGCGGCCAGCATGTACGTCTGCGGCATCACCCCGTACGACGCCACGCATCTCGGGCACGCCGCCACCATGATCACGTTCGACCTGGTGCAGCGGATGTGGCGGGACGCCGGCCTGACGGTGCGGTACGTGCAGAACGTCACCGACATCGACGACCCGCTGCTGGAGCGGGCCGAGCGCGACGGCGAGGACTGGAAGGTCCTGGCCATGCGGGAGACCGCCCTGTTCCGCGAGGACATGGAGGCACTGCGGATCATCCCGCCGGCGCACTACGTCGGCGCGGTCGAGTCGATCCCGGACATCGCCGAGAAGGTCCTCGTGCTGCTCAAAGACGGCGCGGCGTACCGGCTCGACGACGGCACCGGCGACGTCTACTTCGACGTGGCCGCCGCGCCCGCGTTCGGCTACGAGTCCAACCTGTCCCGTGAGCAGATGCTGGAGATCTTCCCCGAGCGCGGCGGCGACCCGGACCGGGCCGGCAAGCGGGACCCGCTCGACCCGCTGCTGTGGCGCGGCGCCCGCGAGGGCGAGCCGTCCTGGCCGGGCGGCGAGCTGGGCGCCGGCCGCCCCGGCTGGCACATCGAGTGCGCGGTCATCGCGCTGAACCTGCTCGGCGACCGGATCGCCGTGCAGGGCGGCGGCAACGACCTGCTCTTCCCGCACCACGAGTGCTCGGCGGCGCACGCCGAGCGGCTGACCGGCCAGGCCCCGTTCGCCGACCACTACGTGCACGCCGGCATGATCGGCCTGGACGGCGAGAAGATGTCGAAGTCGAAGGGCAACCTGGTCTTCGTCTCCCGGCTGCGGGCCGACCAGGTCGACCCCATGGCGGTGCGGCTGGCCCTGCTCAGCGGGCACTACCGCAGCGACCGCTCGTGGACCGACGAGCTGCTCGTCACGGCCCAGGAGCGGCTGGCCCGCTGGCGCCGCGCCGCCGCCGCGCCGGCCGGCCCGTCGGGGGAGAAGCTTCTGGCGGACGTACGCGCCCGCCTGGCCGACGACCTGGACACCCCGGGTGCCCTGGCCGTGGCCGACGACTGGGCCGCCCAGGCCCTGGCCGGCGTGGCCGACGACGCGGCGGCCCCGAAGCTGTTCGCCGAAACGCTCGACGCCCTCCTGGGCATCGCCCTCTGA
- a CDS encoding GntR family transcriptional regulator, with translation MQINPGAAEFPHRQIAAQLKAQVRRGDWGPGERLPSIPAIAEMFGVAKQTVQRAVDQLRVEGILITKPGSGTYVRGTRRRLNRLSRGRYGGFRGYHTDLAARYRQQLVSVGRAPAPPEVADAFGVADGTELLCRRHLVRTDDSAVEVGASWFLPADTAGTSLERAEAFGRPLYQEAEEATGRRYVTATDTISARQPSREEAEILQIRPDTPVLHLLHVAYDAQRKPIEVAHATWPGPMTTLTEEYRIPAPAEDPDPDPGLVLG, from the coding sequence ATGCAGATCAATCCCGGCGCGGCCGAGTTCCCGCACCGGCAGATCGCCGCGCAGCTCAAGGCCCAGGTGCGCCGCGGCGACTGGGGCCCCGGCGAGCGGCTGCCGTCCATCCCCGCCATCGCCGAGATGTTCGGCGTCGCCAAGCAGACCGTGCAGCGCGCCGTCGACCAGCTGCGGGTCGAGGGCATCCTGATCACCAAACCCGGCTCCGGTACGTACGTCCGGGGCACCCGGCGTCGGCTCAACCGGCTCTCCCGGGGCCGGTACGGCGGCTTCCGCGGCTACCACACCGACCTGGCCGCCCGGTACCGGCAGCAGCTCGTCTCCGTGGGCCGCGCCCCCGCCCCGCCCGAGGTGGCCGACGCGTTCGGGGTGGCCGACGGCACCGAACTGCTCTGCCGGCGGCACCTCGTCCGCACCGACGACTCAGCCGTCGAGGTGGGCGCTTCCTGGTTCCTGCCCGCCGACACCGCCGGCACCTCCCTCGAACGGGCCGAGGCGTTCGGCCGCCCGCTCTACCAGGAGGCCGAGGAGGCCACCGGCCGCCGGTACGTCACCGCGACCGACACGATCAGCGCCCGCCAGCCCAGCCGGGAGGAGGCCGAGATCCTCCAGATCCGGCCGGACACGCCGGTGCTGCACCTGCTGCACGTCGCCTACGACGCCCAGCGCAAGCCGATCGAGGTCGCCCACGCCACCTGGCCCGGCCCCATGACCACGCTGACCGAGGAGTACCGCATCCCCGCCCCGGCCGAGGACCCCGACCCCGACCCGGGCCTGGTCCTGGGCTGA
- a CDS encoding SCO1664 family protein: protein MTSSELQPRQDAAASLRLLSDGELTLEGRLVDASNATLRGIITLDGVSAHCVYKPVRGERPLWDFPDGTLAGREVSAYLVSQATGWDLVPPTVLRDGPFGPGSCQLWIDEPEDAEPLVGFVPAETVPPRWFPVAAARDDDGAAYALAHADDPRLARLAVLDAVINNADRKGGHVLVGPDDRIYGVDHGVCFHVEEKLRTVLWGWAGRRLPQDAVEMLDGLAGQLTGALGDELAEHLTLNEVAEVAARVDRLRETGRFPLPPEEWPAMPWPPM, encoded by the coding sequence GTGACCTCGTCGGAACTTCAGCCCCGACAGGATGCCGCCGCCTCGCTGCGACTGCTCAGCGACGGTGAGCTGACCCTGGAGGGGCGGCTGGTCGACGCCTCCAACGCCACCCTGCGCGGCATCATCACCCTCGACGGGGTGAGCGCGCACTGCGTCTACAAGCCGGTCCGCGGCGAGCGGCCGCTCTGGGACTTCCCGGACGGCACGCTCGCCGGCCGGGAGGTGTCCGCCTACCTGGTCTCCCAGGCCACCGGCTGGGACCTGGTGCCGCCGACCGTGCTGCGCGACGGCCCGTTCGGGCCGGGCTCCTGCCAGCTCTGGATCGACGAGCCGGAGGACGCCGAGCCGCTTGTCGGTTTCGTGCCGGCCGAGACGGTGCCGCCGCGCTGGTTCCCGGTCGCGGCGGCGCGCGACGACGACGGCGCCGCGTACGCGCTGGCGCACGCCGACGACCCGCGGCTGGCCCGGCTGGCCGTCCTCGACGCCGTGATCAACAACGCCGACCGCAAGGGGGGCCACGTGCTCGTCGGCCCCGATGACCGGATCTACGGGGTGGACCACGGGGTCTGCTTCCACGTCGAGGAGAAGCTGCGCACCGTGCTCTGGGGCTGGGCCGGGCGACGGCTCCCGCAGGATGCGGTGGAGATGCTCGACGGGCTGGCCGGCCAGCTCACCGGTGCGCTCGGCGACGAGCTTGCCGAGCACCTCACGCTCAACGAGGTCGCCGAGGTGGCGGCGCGGGTGGACCGGCTGCGGGAGACCGGGCGATTCCCGCTGCCGCCGGAGGAGTGGCCGGCCATGCCCTGGCCGCCCATGTGA
- a CDS encoding LLM class F420-dependent oxidoreductase produces MRLGLSLGYQTAWSTPADHLALAQEADRLGYSVVWAAEAYGSDSPSMLAWMAGQTERIDVGAAVMQIPARTPAMTAMTAATIDALSGGRFRLGLGVSGPQVSEGWHGVRFAKPLARTREYVDIVKLAVARKEVAYDGEHYTLPLPDGPGKALRLGFHPPREHIPIYLAAVGPKNLELAGEIADGWLAVFYAPEFAEEQLASVRAGRARAGKELAGFDVVPSVPVVVGDDIANCAELVRWYAALYVGGMGSRQQNFYNQLATRMGYGDAAREVQDLYLAKRQRDAAAAVPMEFIDRTSLLGPKERIAERMREYAAAGVTTLSVTLFVADRDSGVQTLRTVAEALDLSGVGE; encoded by the coding sequence CCTGGCTCTTGCCCAGGAGGCGGATCGGCTCGGCTACTCGGTGGTGTGGGCCGCGGAGGCCTACGGCTCCGACTCGCCCAGCATGCTGGCGTGGATGGCCGGCCAGACCGAGCGGATCGACGTGGGCGCCGCGGTGATGCAGATCCCCGCCCGCACCCCGGCCATGACCGCGATGACCGCCGCGACCATCGACGCCCTCTCCGGCGGCCGGTTCCGGCTGGGCCTGGGCGTCTCCGGCCCGCAGGTCTCCGAGGGCTGGCACGGCGTCCGCTTCGCCAAGCCCCTGGCCCGCACCCGGGAGTACGTCGACATCGTGAAGCTGGCGGTGGCCCGCAAGGAGGTCGCGTACGACGGCGAGCACTACACGCTGCCGCTGCCGGACGGCCCCGGCAAGGCGCTGCGGCTGGGCTTCCACCCGCCCCGCGAGCACATCCCGATCTACCTGGCCGCCGTCGGCCCGAAGAACCTGGAACTGGCCGGCGAGATCGCCGACGGGTGGCTGGCCGTCTTCTACGCCCCGGAGTTCGCCGAGGAGCAGCTCGCCTCGGTCCGGGCCGGCCGCGCCAGGGCCGGCAAGGAGCTGGCCGGTTTCGACGTCGTCCCGTCGGTGCCGGTGGTGGTCGGCGACGACATCGCCAACTGCGCCGAGCTGGTCCGCTGGTACGCCGCCCTCTACGTCGGCGGCATGGGCAGCCGGCAGCAGAACTTCTACAACCAGCTCGCCACCCGCATGGGCTACGGCGATGCCGCACGCGAGGTGCAGGACCTCTACCTGGCCAAGCGGCAGCGCGACGCGGCCGCCGCGGTGCCCATGGAGTTCATCGACCGCACCTCGCTGCTCGGCCCGAAGGAGCGCATCGCCGAGCGGATGCGGGAGTACGCCGCCGCCGGCGTCACCACCCTGTCGGTCACCCTGTTCGTGGCGGACCGGGACAGCGGCGTTCAGACCCTCCGTACCGTCGCCGAGGCGCTGGACCTCTCCGGAGTCGGCGAGTGA